A genome region from Paramisgurnus dabryanus chromosome 12, PD_genome_1.1, whole genome shotgun sequence includes the following:
- the LOC135738671 gene encoding uncharacterized protein, whose protein sequence is MTWLHSTLGTWIFALLVMPVICQSGDDQEQGSGDVPEAVSIGNASMSDGAAWIKPHFQALTEGEGGDCYVNFHTSQIASRRLRAFREEVAYLKALQHGNQAVVENLVQFVGAEMGDQRYEDVIQENVVGIREDHVSCENAVTKALEDMTSQLEGDAQATLAGIQKIKEESLAFEEMLRTAAAIATRLESSSRTLHVNLMERLRKNMRQPR, encoded by the exons ATGACGTGGCTACACTCAACACTAGGCACTTGGATCTTCGCACTTCTGGTGATGCCAGTCATCTGCCAGAGCGGCGATGATCAAGAACAGGGATCAGGTGATGTTCCCGAGGCTGTGTCCATTGGCAACGCTTCCATGTCTGATGGAGCAGCTTGGATCAAACCGCATTTCCAAGCTTTGACAGAGGGAGAAGGCGGCGACTGTTATGTCAATTTCCACACCAGCCAAATCGCATCAAGGCGGTTACGAGCGTTTAGGGAGGAAGTTGCTTATCTAAAGGCCTTACAGCATGGGAACCAGGCAGTGGTAGAGAACCTGGTCCAATTTGTAGGGGCAGAAATGGGAGATCAGCGCTATGAGGATGTGATCCAAGAAAACGTTGTTGGAATTAGGGAAGACCATGTCAGCTGTGAGAATGCGGTGACAAAAGCATTAGAAGACATGACGAGTCAGTTGGAGGGAGATGCTCAAGCTACTTTGGCTGGTATTCAAAA AATAAAAGAGGAGTCGCTAGCCTTTGAAGAAATGCTGCGTACCGCTGCTGCCATCGCCACTCGACTGGAGAGCTCCTCGCGAACCCTGCATGTGAATTTGATGGAACGGCTGAGGAAGAACATGAGACAGCCACGTTAA